In Candida albicans SC5314 chromosome 4, complete sequence, the genomic window tttggaaaaaCTACGCAAAATCCAACACCTGCATGAGGAACAGAAGGCCCAGCAACGGTTGGCTAAACAAAATcaggaaaaagaaagggcAGCTGCCCTCGAACAGGCGAAACAGCAGACCTTGAAatacaaatcaattaaagaGATCCAAAACAGCTACGAAGAGGAACACCACGAAGTTCAAATATCGCAGTTGTCGTACATCTACAACCTTGTCAAAACCTACTTGAGAGAAAATTATTTGGCTgtgttggtggtgttggttCTCGGCATCAGCGCCAACAGGTACCGCACACAcctaaaagaaaaaattgtcGAGACCATAAAAATGGCATTTAAATTTAGTTACATATAGTCTGTATAGCAAAATGACACACCCACAAGGAATGTGGATTATAGGATACGGATCCTTAATCTTtaaaccaccaccacacGTATCGTACAAAGTCACAGGCTACTTAAAAGGGTTTATTCGCCGATTCTGGCAAAGCTCAATAGACCATCGAGGAACACCCGAGTATCCCGGCAGAGTGGTAACCCTCCTTTCCATAGACGATCTAACCTCCCCCAAATTTCACGACGAGTTCTATAATGTGTCGTCGCCTGACGACTTGCGTGTTTATGGAGTGGCATACTACATCGAGCCACAGCACGTCGAACAAGTCAAACAGTACCTCGACATCAGAGAACAAAACGGGTACACCGCCCACAAAGTGCCATTCTACGTGGGAGAAGAGTTCATTGAGAGCGATATCTACATTGGAACAATCGACAACGAAGCATTTGTGGGGCCAGAATCGTTAGAAGACACCGCCCATGTCATACGCACTGCTGTCGGTCCCAGTGGCAAAAACATAGACTACCTCGCCAACCTCGTCCACTCAATCAAAGACTTTGGTATTAGAGACCACTATTTAGAACACCTATACACCCTAGCTAGCTCAAATCCCGATAGTTCAACGCTGCCGACTCTAAAACCAGCGCCAACTGATTAATCGCATTCTGCGCCAGTTCAAAATCGTGTTGCGAAATATAGTTCCGTATAAACGGGAAACTGTGCCAGTCAAACTCACCCTTACTTGTAGGCGCAATAAACGGCAACCCAAAGAGTATATTCTTGTAGCCAGCACGCTGATGCTGGATTTCTCTCGTTAGGAACTGGCCATTAAACTCAACCATATTATCGTTCCACCGCCATCTCAGCATGGTATGGATGGTCGGCTCCATGCCGCCAGATTCATGGATAAACTGTTTCCATTCGCGGGCCCATTCCTGATAGTTTTCACTCACCAGCTTCAACGAGTTCAACGCACGTTTCAATCCATCAAAGTGTAGCACCGGCTTTGCTCGACCCACCTTCTCTACCTGCACCTCGGCATACCTCTCCAAATCCTGTTCAAACAACTCTAACTCACGTGTGAAATCACGGAAATTATACGGAATCAACGGACTTTCAGCAAACTCTAAAGCTATCCTCGACAAAAGCTCAACCATTTGTGCGTGCTTAACCATTTTCGGATCAACCCCGCTGGTctcaaaattatcaaagtTATCAAAACAGGAGTTCTTGGGGTAGTCGACCCCCGTGAACTTAATCTCCATCGAAGGAATATTGATATAGTTGATAAATGGCACATAGTTCTTTGTCTCGAGAAAATCATTTCCCATGGGCACACGGTCACCATTCTGTTTCTTCACCAAATCATACATCGTACTATCCCCCGCTTTCACCTTCTGCAAGCAGTTACCAATCACTTCATGCAAGAACGGGTTGGcatttatcaacaacttATCCCCCGCCACCAAATCACTCAAGTCAATATACACATACCCTTCTTTGCGCAACGACTCCTTCCTATTCTCTATCCATTCAGCAGCACCGGCCAAATTATACTCAGTGGCATCAAacgaaacaaaaaatatcGACCGCGACGGGGTCCACAGATACTTTCTCTGCATCGACGTAAATATCTTTACCATTTCCAATAACGCAACAGTGCCGGTATTACTGCCCATCGTCCCATAACAGCCAGAGTCTCGAGCAGCACCAATAATAACCCCCTTTTCGTTCTGTTCTCGCCCTTCAATAGACCCAGCAACATTCCACACCTGGTGCATTGGCCGGTCAATGTTTTGCACACTCAATTCTAGGGCCGGCGATTTACCGTCACCACTCTTGTACCCATCAAAGTCAACGCCACCAGCCAACTTCCTCAACAAGATTTCGCCATCTTTCCACGACACCGGGATGGTGGGGATTTTGGGCGTGGTCTCAGACTTGTCCCACGTCAACCTAGTCACATACATGTTCTCCGATGCCCAGCCAGGGGTCAAAATATCGCCAGGCGACATTCGTGTCAACCCAACATTCTCTCTCTGAATCACATCATCAGAAACACTATACTTCTTGGTGATAAACACCACTGCCTTGGCCTTGTGCTGCTCGGCAATGTACACCTTATTCGGTTCAGGGGTCTTGCCGCCATACTTCACCAACACAATCTTATCTTTCACCTCAACGCCATTGGCAATCACCTTGTCATAGTCCTCGGCCTCCCCATAATTCACATAAATAAAACTCCCCTTGATAGGCGTTTCTGTGTTCAACGAGTTTGGGTTAAATGCCAAAAACTCCATGCCCTCGTTATGTTGCTCAAACAACGTCGCCTCAAAATCTTCAACCTTCAAGTACGTCTTGGTCTTGTCTGGATAATTGGTAAAACTTTCCAACTCATTCAACTCAACATGGTGTAGACCATTATTCTTGAAAAACGACTGTACATACTTTGCCAACGCCAAGTCTCCTTTCGTGCCGGTGATGTGTGGTATCGACGAAAAGTACTCTAAATGctctttcatttctttgGGATCAATAAAGTGCGTTATAGACTCGCCAACTTTGTCGATATCATAGAACCTGCCCCTAGTGAACGCTCCCACACTGGCCCCACTGATAGAATCGTTGTCGCTATATTTTGTAATACCAAAAACAATCACCATAACAAACGAAACATACAACAACCGCTTCACCACTAACGGGTTCCCCAACTTTAATATCGACCGCTCATACTGCATCTGAAAGTACTTGTACCCTTCATAGATCGGGTCTATAATTCTCGTCACGGGCCGTAATATCCTtgtattgaaattgttggcAAACTTGACTAAAAGACCAGATGCCGGCAACTGGGGGTCGTCTATCTCAAACTGTTCCATGGGTGTGTGCACGTCGTCATATTCCGGTGGGTGCATCGGCAACACTGtcgatgatgaagaaacaTTATCTAGTCTCTGGTACCCACTATGAGATGTCATGATATGGATGGTGGAAAAGTGGTTTACTtgtacatttttttttttctgggCTGTGTTTATTTTCGCACTATAATTTACTTTGACTACCTAAAACCTTATACACCTCACTCTCAAACCTCGCGTAGCTCTCAATATTATACTCGTCCATAAATGGCAACACCTGAACAGCATAAAACCCACCAATCCCATTCTCAAAATCAATCCAAAAGTGCAAGTTGGCTACACCCGACCAGTAGTTAGACCCTCTGGGTCTGCCTGTAGGCAAATCGTTCAGACCATACGCATTTCCAGTCAATGTCCACCCATCGTTTTTCCGTTCCTCTTCATCAAGAACATTGTGTGACAACCCAATAAAGTCAAACTCAAAATCGTCCGGTAAATGGTTCCTAATAGCAAACCTGACTGTCGACTCGTTAAGTATCCGGTTCCCAGTATCTGGCGAGACCCCATAGTTGAGCCACACTCTGATAAATTTGAGGTAGTCACCAACACTCCCAAAACACCCTTGTCCCCCTAAATCCAAAATGGGATCTAAACTAATTGGTGTCTTCTTGAGCAAAACCAATGTCTCATCAGGCTTTCTAAAATGGATCCTAACCAAGTCCGAAGGGTCCTTCTTGTGGAAGGTACAGCTTGTCATGCCAATAGGTTCAAACACGTGTGTGGCCAAAAACTCACCCAACTTCTGCCCACTAATCCGTTCAAGAACAAACCCCAACCAGTCAATATTATGTCCATAAGCCCAATCAGTACCTGGTTCATGAATCAAAGGTGTCTTTTTATGGAAAAACTCCATGGGCGGGTTGATGGCGTCGATTCGTTCGCCCTTGGTGATCAACGCAAAGTAATCGGGACTAATAAACCCATACGAAAACCCGGCAGTATGGGTGATCAAGTGTTTGGCAGTAATTGGCGTTTGCGGTGTCGTCAACGGCTTTGAAAGCTTACCACTATACTTGTCTACTGCTCCTGGCTCTAATACCCCGATATTGGCAATCTCTGGGAAATATGTAGAAACGGGAATATCTAATTGGAGTTTCCCTTGTTCGTACAAAATCAATGCCCCCATCACCGTCAAGGATTTAGTACACGAAAACAACGCGTAGCTATCGTTATTTGTAACTGGCACAGGGTCATTGATATTTCTCACACCTTTCGAGTTCAAGTACACGGTAGAATCCCGATCTGTAACGCCAAGTGTACACCCTGGAGCAATTAATTGCGGCGTGGAATCGCCATTAAATGTAGTAATATCCTTCAAAACCCTATCAAGAGACAGGGCAAGTTTGGTGGATTGCGTACTTGTAAACTTCATTGGTgagtgaaaaaaataaaaaacctTTCAATTAGCTCATATTTATATGCCTACCAATGTGACTGTGATTTTGTTGTCGTGGGGAAACCCCACACTCCATTACAAACTTTTTTTCGCAACAAAATTTAcataaatttctttttccacAAACATCAACCCACCATGTTACAGTGTATCTTGATTGCACTAATACTAACCGTATCGATTACCGCAAATGTCCACCCCATCATCATCCACGGCCACTACTTTATAGATAGTATCACAAAAGAACCAGTATGTAACCGCCAACACATTCTTGCGCCAACACTTACTAACCAACCTTACAGTTCTACATCAAGGGAATAGACTACCAGCCAGGTGGATCGTCTGCAGTCTCCGAGCTCAACGACCCATTATCGGATCCCGACAAATGTGCTAGAGATATAATCCTATTTCAAGAATTGGGTATCAACACCATTCgtatttattcaataaatgCACACCTAAACCACGATAAATGCATGACCATGTTGGCCAAAGCAGGAATATACTTGTTTCTAGACGTAAACTCGCCATTGCCACACCACCACCTAAACCGATACGAGCCGTGGAATTCGTACAACTTGTACTACTTTGAAAATGTCTTTAAGGTGGTAGAACAGTTTTCCCACTACAACAACACGCTAGGGTTTATTGCCGGGAACGAAATTGTCAACGACCCCATCTCCGCCAGTGTGGCTGCCCCATATGTCAAAGCGGTGGTCCGCGAAATCAAAAGCTATATCGAATACAATGCACCAAGAACCATCCCCGTCGGTTATTCAGCGGCCGACGACTTGAACTATCGAATGCCACTAGCACAGTACCTCGAGTGTGGCGACGACAACCCCAAAGAATCAGTCGACTTTTATGGCGTCAACTCGTACCAGTGGTGTGGCGACCAGACATTCTACAGCAGCGGGTACAACATCTTGGTCAACGATTACAAACATTTCACCAAACCAATGTTTTTTTCGGAATATGGGTGCAATGAGGTGTTGCCGAGAAATTTCGATGAAGTCCCAGTATTGTACACAAACGATATGATAGATGTTTTCAGTGGCGGATTGGTATACGAGTTCACCCAGGAACCAAACAACTATGGCCTAGTCAAGGTTCTCTCCAATGGCGACGTCAAAGTATTGCGGGACTTTATTCAgttgaaaaacaaattcgACACCCTACCCGAGCTAGACTATAGCTATATCATCCAATCAATGAAGGAAAACGCAAAGGATATACACCAAAAGTTGACAACATTTAAAACATCAATTCCGAAATGTGAGTTGCTGTACCCTAATCTTGACATTTCTAGGGGCGTTCCCCCGACCATCGCGCAGACATTGATTGAAACTGGCGTTGACGCTAAGCGCGGAGAATATGTGACTCTATCCAACGAGGATCTAACAACAACGTACAAATTCTTCCAAGAAAGCGGCGAAAAACTAGCCATCGTCAACAGAATTGAAACCATGGTGgaagttgatgaaaaagCGTTGGAAAACCGAGAAACACCCCAAGAACCTGCGGAATCTGCTGAGCCTGCGGAACCCACAGAACCTGCAGAGCCCCcttcaccaccacctaGCACCCCGTTTATCGACTTTATCCACAAACTAATAGACCCCTTCAAAACCTTCTGTGCTAActtgtttaattaataCTTTGACTTTGTGTATAGTAATCTATAATCGTGTCGAAAAATCTGTAATGTATTCCCCGGGTTCAACTCTAACGGTTTAAGAAATATTTTCCAATCATCATACGTCAACGACTCTATATTTTTATCCAGCTGCTGCTCCTTGAACCCACATTTGAGACATGTCTTGACTCGTGGCGGAAACTTTCGTAGCACAATAATCAAGTGCGGGATCTGCGACGTGTACTCCATAAACgtttcaaaattatcagTTGGCGGCTCTATCCACGAGTCAACATCCTTGTGCACATCATCGTGTCTCAAATAGtcaaacaattcaaaatttgtcAACTTCAAAGTATCCAACCTCGAGTACCCTCCTACCCCAGAACACAACAACTGGAAAAACGGATTATACTTGCCAAACTTAAACTCCTGGTTGGTATAGAAAATGTTTGACCCAATATCCAACGTCAAGTAATGCAATGCCTCGTTCTTCACTTTGATTAGATCGATCAACGACAATTCGGTGCTGTTGGCAATTTTGGATAGTTCTAGCTCCGACACATTGGTGAATATCAGATTCTCTCTTTTTGGTCCCTTCTTAAACGGATAGATACACGATTCAAAGtgtattttatttattcgTAGATCCTTGATCGTGATTggattatcaataataaagtttACCAAACACAATTCGTCAATCACATCAAAATACTCTGCAATAAGTGACAAATGGGTATTCCTCAATGGTATAGACCACCCTGATTGTGTCTTCATCACCAACTTCCCCAAACGTCTATTCTTTGTCTTCGGGGCCTTGCgtttaaaaatattactGCTGCCAGACTTGGACTCCATGGGGAACCCAAACGACGGGGAAATCTCGCTAAAAATAACACACTGCAACCCAAATGCATGGGTAAACAAGTTCGACAACGACAAGATAAACTCAGTATAGTTGAGCTGGTCCATGGCTCTCACTTTCGACTCCACTGCATAGCTCCCGGCTATATTTAGTTTTGTGTTTTCTGAGTCCTTAATTTGTGGGTTGATAAACTCAATGGTGTTGaggaaattgattttgttgctGATATCTGCTAGTAGATGTATAGTGGCAAACTGGTAGAACTTTTTTGggtttttgaaaacaatcaGATTATACAATAGGTGCTTGTTGACAATATGGTTAAACTTTTTACAACACAATGCCACACTTCTCAATGTCTGGTAATCATCaactaaacaaaaaatcTCAAGTAGTATCTCCAACGGCAAGGAATGAAGATGCACAAGCGGGTACTCATGTACTTTCTTCTTGGAAAAGAACCTGCCTTTCTTACCAATCAATTGGTACTTTAACATTGctgaaagaaaaagttgtcGAAAGGgtgatttttttctccCCAAACTCATCTGAAATGGGGGTGTGTCCTTACGTACAGGAATTTATGTCCGCCTTGCTAAAACATACACAAACCTTAAATTTATCCTATATACCCTAAAACGACTCTGTATAACAATACACTTCCGGTGCACCTTTCACCCTTCTAGCACTTTGACAATGATGTTTGATGGAGTTTGTGAATGATGGCGAGCCACATGAAGTAACTGCCATCGACTGGTTAGCTCCTAGCAGCTGAGAGTGCTGTTGTATTATATCTTGAATTTGTGGTCTCCCATacaaaatattataatCGTTGGTTAACGATTTTGTTATTTCAATGATCAGATTCTTTCTTTGTAGTGGCAATTCTTCCTTTGTTTCCTGGgtaatataaatatcaaCAGAACACCGTCCAGCAAACTGTTTCAACGAATCCTCAAACCACTCAATATTATCTTGCTTTCTGATTGCCCACacaaatttgataaactGGTTTTTTGGACGGAACAAAACATCACCCTCCTGATCACGTCTATCTATTTGGTTCAACAAATCAAGACAAACTGGGAATGTAAATGCACCACCCGAACCAGCAGCGAAAAATAGACACGTATCAAAAGTTATCAACGGCTGATACCTAGCACCATATGGACCATGGAACATAGC contains:
- a CDS encoding gamma-glutamylcyclotransferase (Putative protein of unknown function; Hap43p-repressed gene), whose translation is MTHPQGMWIIGYGSLIFKPPPHVSYKVTGYLKGFIRRFWQSSIDHRGTPEYPGRVVTLLSIDDLTSPKFHDEFYNVSSPDDLRVYGVAYYIEPQHVEQVKQYLDIREQNGYTAHKVPFYVGEEFIESDIYIGTIDNEAFVGPESLEDTAHVIRTAVGPSGKNIDYLANLVHSIKDFGIRDHYLEHLYTLASSNPDSSTSPTLKPAPTD
- a CDS encoding uncharacterized protein (F-box domain-containing protein; flow model biofilm induced): MSLGRKKSPFRQLFLSAMLKYQLIGKKGRFFSKKKVHEYPLVHLHSLPLEILLEIFCLVDDYQTLRSVALCCKKFNHIVNKHLLYNSIVFKNPKKFYQFATIHLLADISNKINFLNTIEFINPQIKDSENTKLNIAGSYAVESKVRAMDQLNYTEFILSLSNLFTHAFGLQCVIFSEISPSFGFPMESKSGSSNIFKRKAPKTKNRRLGKLVMKTQSGWSIPLRNTHLSLIAEYFDVIDELCLVNFIIDNPITIKDLRINKIHFESCIYPFKKGPKRENSIFTNVSELELSKIANSTELSLIDLIKVKNEALHYLTLDIGSNIFYTNQEFKFGKYNPFFQLLCSGVGGYSRLDTLKLTNFELFDYLRHDDVHKDVDSWIEPPTDNFETFMEYTSQIPHLIIVLRKFPPRVKTCLKCGFKEQQSDKNIESLTYDDWKIFLKPLELNPGNTLQIFRHDYRLLYTKSKY
- the PHR3 gene encoding 1,3-beta-glucanosyltransferase (Putative beta-1,3-glucanosyltransferase with similarity to the A. fumigatus GEL family; fungal-specific (no human or murine homolog); possibly an essential gene, disruptants not obtained by UAU1 method), encoding MLQCILIALILTVSITANVHPIIIHGHYFIDSITKEPFYIKGIDYQPGGSSAVSELNDPLSDPDKCARDIILFQELGINTIRIYSINAHLNHDKCMTMLAKAGIYLFLDVNSPLPHHHLNRYEPWNSYNLYYFENVFKVVEQFSHYNNTLGFIAGNEIVNDPISASVAAPYVKAVVREIKSYIEYNAPRTIPVGYSAADDLNYRMPLAQYLECGDDNPKESVDFYGVNSYQWCGDQTFYSSGYNILVNDYKHFTKPMFFSEYGCNEVLPRNFDEVPVLYTNDMIDVFSGGLVYEFTQEPNNYGLVKVLSNGDVKVLRDFIQLKNKFDTLPELDYSYIIQSMKENAKDIHQKLTTFKTSIPKCELSYPNLDISRGVPPTIAQTLIETGVDAKRGEYVTLSNEDLTTTYKFFQESGEKLAIVNRIETMVEVDEKALENRETPQEPAESAEPAEPTEPAEPPSPPPSTPFIDFIHKLIDPFKTFCANLFN
- a CDS encoding uncharacterized protein (Protein of unknown function; Hap43-repressed; Spider biofilm induced); this translates as MKFTSTQSTKLASSLDRVLKDITTFNGDSTPQLIAPGCTLGVTDRDSTVYLNSKGVRNINDPVPVTNNDSYALFSCTKSLTVMGALILYEQGKLQLDIPVSTYFPEIANIGVLEPGAVDKYSGKLSKPLTTPQTPITAKHLITHTAGFSYGFISPDYFALITKGERIDAINPPMEFFHKKTPLIHEPGTDWAYGHNIDWLGFVLERISGQKLGEFLATHVFEPIGMTSCTFHKKDPSDLVRIHFRKPDETLVLLKKTPISLDPILDLGGQGCFGSVGDYLKFIRVWLNYGVSPDTGNRILNESTVRFAIRNHLPDDFEFDFIGLSHNVLDEEERKNDGWTLTGNAYGSNDLPTGRPRGSNYWSGVANLHFWIDFENGIGGFYAVQVLPFMDEYNIESYARFESEVYKVLGSQSKL
- a CDS encoding putative zinc metalloprotease (Ortholog(s) have role in protein targeting to vacuole involved in ubiquitin-dependent protein catabolic process via the multivesicular body sorting pathway) — translated: MTSHSGYQRLDNVSSSSTVLPMHPPEYDDVHTPMEQFEIDDPQLPASGLLVKFANNFNTRILRPVTRIIDPIYEGYKYFQMQYERSILKLGNPLVVKRLLYVSFVMVIVFGITKYSDNDSISGASVGAFTRGRFYDIDKVGESITHFIDPKEMKEHLEYFSSIPHITGTKGDLALAKYVQSFFKNNGLHHVELNELESFTNYPDKTKTYLKVEDFEATLFEQHNEGMEFLAFNPNSLNTETPIKGSFIYVNYGEAEDYDKVIANGVEVKDKIVLVKYGGKTPEPNKVYIAEQHKAKAVVFITKKYSVSDDVIQRENVGLTRMSPGDILTPGWASENMYVTRLTWDKSETTPKIPTIPVSWKDGEILLRKLAGGVDFDGYKSGDGKSPALELSVQNIDRPMHQVWNVAGSIEGREQNEKGVIIGAARDSGCYGTMGSNTGTVALLEMVKIFTSMQRKYSWTPSRSIFFVSFDATEYNLAGAAEWIENRKESLRKEGYVYIDLSDLVAGDKLLINANPFLHEVIGNCLQKVKAGDSTMYDLVKKQNGDRVPMGNDFLETKNYVPFINYINIPSMEIKFTGVDYPKNSCFDNFDNFETSGVDPKMVKHAQMVELLSRIALEFAESPLIPYNFRDFTRELELFEQDLERYAEVQVEKVGRAKPVLHFDGLKRALNSLKSVSENYQEWAREWKQFIHESGGMEPTIHTMSRWRWNDNMVEFNGQFLTREIQHQRAGYKNILFGLPFIAPTSKGEFDWHSFPFIRNYISQHDFESAQNAINQLASVLESAALNYRDLS